GATGGTAGACGCCGCGGCCAGGGTCTAACGCCAGGCTTTCGCACTTCTATAGTTGCGCCTGACACGCTACCGGTGACCAGCTTCAGCCAGGACCGCATCGCCACCGATGCCACCTTGAGCGCGCTAAGGCCACAATTGATCATGCTGCCGGCATTCTGGGGTGACTTTGATCAGATGCTTGAACGCTATCCGGATGTGATCCCATGGCTGCAAGCAGAGCATGCCAGAGGCACACTGATCAGCGCTGAAGCCACTGGGGTATTCTGGATCGCCGCAGCCGGGCTGCTCAATGGTCGGGAAGCCACCACCTATTGGCGTTTCTTCGAAGAGTTCAGCGAGCGCTTTCCCGATGTGATTCTATGCAGGGACAAACACATCACCGATGCGGACAACATCTTTTGTGCCGCCGGGATCACCTCCGGTTGCGATCTTGCTATCCATCTGATCGAACGGCTCTGTGGCAGTGAAGTGGCGCAAGCGGTCGCGCGCGACACGCTATACGAGGTGCAGCGCAACTATACCCCTGGCATCATCGGTTTTGGCGGGCAGAAACTGCATCAGGACGTGGCGATACTGCAGATCCAGCAGTGGCTGGAGGAGCACTTTGCCGACAAATTCCGCTTTGAGGACGTCGCCAGTCAGCACGGCATGAGCATTCGTAACTTCATGCGCCGTTTTCAAGCGGCCACCGGCGACAAGCCCTTGCACTACCTGCAGCGGCTGCGCATCGAAACGGCGAAAAATCTGCTGAGCACCACAAGGCGGAGCATCAAGACCATCAGCTACGATGTGGGTTATGACGATGCCAGCTTCTTTGCGCGGCTGTTCCGCCAGCATACGGACTTGTCACCCAATCAATACCGCCGACAGTTTCAGCACTCCAGCCAGTAACTGCCAGCCGTACACCAATGCCTGCGGGCAACACCGTCTCAGGGTTTGTGCGCCCGGCAGAGAAACTCGTGGGACTGCATTTCCAGCAACCGGCTGAGGGTACGCTGGAATTCAAAGCTCAACCTGCCGCCGGTGTAGAGGTCTTTCAGTTCAACCTCGGCAGACAGAATCAGCTTGACGTTACGATCATAGAACTCGTCGACCAGATTGATAAAACGCCGGGCCATATCGTCCTTGCTGGCATCCATCTGCTCCACATTCGCGATCAGTACCGCGTGGAATACCTTGGCCAATTCAATGTAATCATTCTGGCTGCGCGGGCCGTCACAGAGTTCGCGAAATTCGAACCAGCCAACGTCCTCGCATACACGCAGCGATTGCACCGGCCGATTCTCGACCGTCAGCAATTCACCTTCCACGGTCTCGTTCATATCGGGCACCAGACTGGCGAAACTGCGCTGTAAACTGGCATCCGCATCGTCATCCAACGGCCAGTGGTACAGCTCGGCCTGCTCCAGCGCACGCAGACGATAATCCACACCGTTGTCGACATTGACCACATCGGTATGGCTATTCAGCAGGGCGATGGCCGGCAGGAAGCGCGCCCGCTGCAGGCCGTCCTTATAAAGGCCATCCGGCACGATGTTGGACGTCGCTACCAGCGTGACGCCATTCTTGAACAACTCTTCCATAAGAGTGCCCAAAATCATCGCGTCGGTGATATCCGAGACAAAGAATTCGTCAAAGCAGATAACCCGTGCTTCCTCGGCGAACTGAGTGGCTATCAGGGTCAAAGGATTCTTCTCGCCTTTGAGCCCCTTCAATTCATGATGAACGCGCTGCATGAAGCGGTGGAAATGGGTGCGCATCTTGCGCTTGAACGGCAGCGCGTCGAAAAAAGTGTCCACCAGATAGGTCTTGCCGCGCCCTACTCCGCCCCAGAAGTACAAGCCTTTCACCGGCTCGGGCTTTCTTCCAAACAGCTTTCCCAGCAGCCCGGACTTGCTCGACTCTGCTGCCACCAGATCGTCGAACAAGCGCTGTAAATGGCGTACAGCCTGTTCCTGAGCGGGATCGCGGACAAAATCCGGACGCTGAAGATCAGCCTTATAGCGTTCAAGGGGTGTCATAGGCGGGTAACCCTGGGCCAGGTCGATTGGGGGCGGTACTCTACCGCCCAGCATGATGCTTGGCAATTAACCTAAGGTAAGGACGCTTTCTACAGACTCTTTCAATTCCACGAGTCTGCCGTGGAAGAAATGGCCGGTCTCGGGGAAGCGTCTGACCTCCACTCCCGGCTGCCCGTCAAGCAGCTCAAATACCGCCGAAGGCGCTACTACATCGTCGTCTTCGCCCATCATGACCACCGCAGGACAGGCCAAAGGGATCAGGTCGGCAAAGGGCAGACGTTCAACAGAAGGCGCGACCAGCAACAGGCGTGTTGGAGCCGGATCCATGCGCGCTGCCGCTGCGGCAGCGACATACCCACCGAAAGAAAAGCCCATAACCCAAAGCGGTAGCTCGAATTCTTTCAATGCCCAGTCGATTACCGCCAGGCAATCATCCACTTCGCCCTCACCGTTCGCATGCTCGCCGGCACTTTTACCCACTCCCCGGAAGTTGAAGCGCACGACGCAGAAGTGCTGATCCCGGGCCGCGCGCATCAATGTATGCACGACCTTGTTAGTCATGGTCCCACCCTGCACCGGGTTGGGATGGCAAATCACAGTCACCGCAATCGGATTCTCGACCCGCGTTACCAACATCTCCAAGGAGCCTGCAGGACCCTCGATGGTCAAACGCTCTTCGCTATTGCTGCTCATTACTGCTTCTCCCGTGACTGCCAAGCGACAACTGTCGTCGCAAAAGGGTAGCAGATACAACGTCAAGACAGGCAGCCAGCTAGTCAATTTGACCAAAGCAACACGCGCAGCACTAGCCTTGGCAATGAAATGCCGTTACCGTTAGAACTAAAGCATATCGTCTATATCAAAGTATCCGATCACGCAGACATCATTGAGGGACCCAAGGTGCAAGCAAGCGAAAATCTCTGGATTGCAGTAGCGATTGCCCTGGCACTGGGCATCGTCATTGGCATCATTCTGACCCAACTGGCCCGTCGGGTCAGCGGCGGCAGCACGACCGGCACTCAGGCCCAGCTTGAGAGCCTGCAACTGCGCTTTGAAGAATATCAGCAGGATGTATCCAGCCACTTCAAGACCACGGCCAATCTGGTATCGCGACTGAACCGCAGCTACCAGGATATTCAGGAGCACTTGACGCAGGGCGCAATGGATCTGTCGCCTGACGACATGACCCGTCAACGTCTGCTGGCCGCGCTGGAGGAGCAAAGTGGCCCTTCCATGAGCACGCGCACCAGTTCCGAGCCGGTATTTGACAGCCTGGAGCCGCCGCGTGACTACGCGCCCAAAATGCAGGATATGCCGGGTACACTGTCGGAAAATTATGGCATCAAGCGCAAGCCTTGATTCAACCCTGCCCGCGACCTCGTCGCGGGTACCTCGTCCGGATAACATCCAGCATGCCGGTCACTGACCAAAACCCATTTTTTTCCTTCTCCAACGACAAACCCGGTTTGCTGGTCATTTCGGGCGACTGGTTACTTGCGCATTACAGCCATTTGCGGCGCTTGACCGCGGCAGCTCAAGAGCACGCCTGCGCGGTCACCGATGTGCAAATGGATCAGTTGAACAAGCTGGATACCGCCGGAGCTCAATTGCTCGCGGAGTTGCTGGGGCCGGCGCAACTGGAAAAGTTGACCGAACAACCTGGTCAACTGCCCGAAGAACGTCGTGTATTGCTGCGACGTGTGGCGCAGAGCCTGGATAGTGAAGAGCCGCAAAGCCCGCGCGGCAGCTCGCTGCTGATCGAGCTGCTGGAACGCACCGGCAAGGCTACCGCTGTTTTCTGGGGGCATTTGGTAGAGTTGCTCGGCTTTACCGGTCTGACACTGGCCAGCCTCGCAGCCAATGTTTTGCGCCCGCGTAGCTGGCGCATGACGGCGGTGGTCGCCCAGATAGAACAAACCGCGCTGAACGCCGTGCCCATTGTTGCCCTGCTA
This genomic stretch from Halopseudomonas pelagia harbors:
- a CDS encoding YhcB family protein; its protein translation is MPLPLELKHIVYIKVSDHADIIEGPKVQASENLWIAVAIALALGIVIGIILTQLARRVSGGSTTGTQAQLESLQLRFEEYQQDVSSHFKTTANLVSRLNRSYQDIQEHLTQGAMDLSPDDMTRQRLLAALEEQSGPSMSTRTSSEPVFDSLEPPRDYAPKMQDMPGTLSENYGIKRKP
- the zapE gene encoding cell division protein ZapE, which codes for MTPLERYKADLQRPDFVRDPAQEQAVRHLQRLFDDLVAAESSKSGLLGKLFGRKPEPVKGLYFWGGVGRGKTYLVDTFFDALPFKRKMRTHFHRFMQRVHHELKGLKGEKNPLTLIATQFAEEARVICFDEFFVSDITDAMILGTLMEELFKNGVTLVATSNIVPDGLYKDGLQRARFLPAIALLNSHTDVVNVDNGVDYRLRALEQAELYHWPLDDDADASLQRSFASLVPDMNETVEGELLTVENRPVQSLRVCEDVGWFEFRELCDGPRSQNDYIELAKVFHAVLIANVEQMDASKDDMARRFINLVDEFYDRNVKLILSAEVELKDLYTGGRLSFEFQRTLSRLLEMQSHEFLCRAHKP
- a CDS encoding GlxA family transcriptional regulator, whose translation is MSPIHPSLIPLRQVAILATDGVIASTLMQAKDFFHMASLRDGRRRGQGLTPGFRTSIVAPDTLPVTSFSQDRIATDATLSALRPQLIMLPAFWGDFDQMLERYPDVIPWLQAEHARGTLISAEATGVFWIAAAGLLNGREATTYWRFFEEFSERFPDVILCRDKHITDADNIFCAAGITSGCDLAIHLIERLCGSEVAQAVARDTLYEVQRNYTPGIIGFGGQKLHQDVAILQIQQWLEEHFADKFRFEDVASQHGMSIRNFMRRFQAATGDKPLHYLQRLRIETAKNLLSTTRRSIKTISYDVGYDDASFFARLFRQHTDLSPNQYRRQFQHSSQ
- a CDS encoding alpha/beta hydrolase, encoding MSSNSEERLTIEGPAGSLEMLVTRVENPIAVTVICHPNPVQGGTMTNKVVHTLMRAARDQHFCVVRFNFRGVGKSAGEHANGEGEVDDCLAVIDWALKEFELPLWVMGFSFGGYVAAAAAARMDPAPTRLLLVAPSVERLPFADLIPLACPAVVMMGEDDDVVAPSAVFELLDGQPGVEVRRFPETGHFFHGRLVELKESVESVLTLG